The following are from one region of the Achromobacter xylosoxidans genome:
- a CDS encoding LysR substrate-binding domain-containing protein, with product MKDHHLRAWLKVAELRSIRAAARSLHLSQAAVTKAIKELETELEAPLLTRSPQGIEVTECGVHLTVRAQLAQAQLSLARQDIRQLLSGAQARVAVGVTPMVMLSVLPDVLNDFRQSMPAAKLKVSEGLLAAVLPALRNGSLDFALASGMAGNHGGQEFDFEELRPLEFMVACRRGHPLAGATRWQDIAGCEWLLNTSGGSHTDAFLQGLRANGLQPPERVIDCDTFGVMWNLMVRSDALIVCPAGMLEIPPYGAEASQIRTEAPMPVASIGIMTLRGTPLSLAAATMADLFRQRLHSRAQAGPRAALTRAALNPPGPAPAGA from the coding sequence ATGAAAGACCACCATCTGCGGGCCTGGCTGAAGGTCGCCGAATTGCGCAGCATCCGGGCTGCGGCGCGCAGCCTGCACCTGAGCCAGGCCGCCGTGACCAAGGCCATCAAGGAACTGGAAACGGAACTGGAAGCGCCGCTGCTCACGCGCAGCCCCCAGGGCATCGAGGTCACCGAGTGCGGCGTACACCTGACGGTGCGGGCGCAGCTTGCCCAGGCCCAGCTCTCGTTGGCACGCCAGGACATCCGCCAACTGCTCAGCGGCGCCCAGGCGCGGGTGGCGGTGGGCGTGACGCCCATGGTGATGCTGAGCGTGCTGCCCGACGTGCTGAACGATTTCAGGCAGAGCATGCCCGCGGCCAAGCTCAAGGTCTCGGAAGGCCTGCTGGCCGCCGTGCTGCCGGCATTGCGCAACGGTTCATTGGATTTCGCGTTGGCGTCCGGCATGGCCGGGAACCATGGCGGGCAGGAATTCGATTTCGAGGAACTGCGGCCGCTGGAATTCATGGTCGCCTGCCGCCGCGGTCATCCGCTGGCGGGCGCCACGCGTTGGCAAGACATCGCGGGCTGCGAATGGCTGCTCAACACCTCGGGCGGCAGCCACACCGACGCTTTTCTGCAAGGCTTGCGCGCAAACGGCCTGCAACCGCCCGAACGCGTCATCGATTGCGATACGTTCGGCGTGATGTGGAACCTGATGGTCCGCAGCGACGCGTTGATCGTCTGCCCCGCGGGCATGCTCGAGATCCCGCCCTACGGCGCCGAAGCCAGCCAGATCCGCACGGAGGCGCCCATGCCGGTCGCCAGCATCGGCATCATGACGCTGCGGGGAACGCCACTGTCGCTGGCGGCGGCCACCATGGCGGACCTGTTCCGGCAGCGCCTGCACAGCCGCGCCCAGGCCGGGCCGCGGGCCGCCCTCACGCGGGCCGCCCTCAATCCCCCTGGACCCGCCCCCGCAGGCGCTTGA
- the queE gene encoding 7-carboxy-7-deazaguanine synthase, producing MTYSAKEIFKTLQGEGAHAGRAAVFCRFAGCNLWTGRESDRASAACTFCDTDFIGTDGDGGGKFATPELLADAIAAAWGPGANDRYVVFTGGEPLLQLDAPLLTAVHARGFTVAIETNGTIKPPAGIDWICVSPKGTTPVVLERGDELKLVYPQANAQPEAFAHLDFDHFFLQPMDGPARAANTEQAVQYCMQHPQWRLSLQTHKYIGIP from the coding sequence ATGACTTACTCCGCCAAAGAAATCTTCAAGACACTGCAGGGCGAAGGCGCCCACGCAGGCCGTGCGGCGGTCTTCTGCCGCTTTGCCGGCTGCAACCTCTGGACCGGCCGCGAAAGCGACCGCGCCAGCGCCGCCTGCACCTTCTGCGACACCGACTTCATCGGCACCGACGGCGACGGCGGCGGCAAGTTCGCCACGCCCGAACTGCTGGCCGACGCCATCGCCGCGGCCTGGGGCCCCGGCGCCAACGACCGCTACGTGGTCTTCACCGGCGGCGAACCGCTGCTGCAACTGGACGCGCCGCTCTTGACCGCGGTGCACGCGCGCGGCTTCACGGTGGCCATCGAAACCAACGGCACCATCAAGCCGCCGGCCGGCATCGACTGGATCTGCGTCAGCCCCAAAGGCACCACGCCCGTGGTCCTGGAGCGCGGCGACGAGCTCAAGCTGGTCTATCCGCAAGCCAACGCGCAGCCCGAAGCCTTCGCGCACCTGGACTTCGACCACTTCTTCCTGCAACCCATGGACGGCCCCGCGCGCGCGGCCAACACCGAACAGGCCGTCCAGTACTGTATGCAGCATCCGCAATGGCGGCTCAGCCTGCAGACCCACAAATACATAGGCATTCCATGA
- the arfB gene encoding alternative ribosome rescue aminoacyl-tRNA hydrolase ArfB translates to MFHVQDSIYLDERDLAFTMIRAQGAGGQNVNKVSSAVHLRFDVRASSLPEEIKEALCALSDHRVSKDGVIVIKSQTFRSQEKNRAEAIERLIAMVRAAARTDKPRRPTKPTRASQRRRVQRKVLHGEVKRLRGRVQGD, encoded by the coding sequence ATGTTTCACGTCCAAGATTCCATCTACCTGGATGAACGCGATCTCGCGTTCACCATGATCCGCGCCCAGGGCGCGGGCGGCCAGAACGTCAACAAGGTGTCCAGCGCCGTGCACCTGCGTTTCGACGTGCGAGCCTCCAGCCTGCCCGAGGAAATCAAGGAAGCGCTATGCGCCCTTAGCGATCACCGCGTCTCCAAGGACGGGGTCATCGTCATCAAGTCGCAGACGTTCCGCAGCCAGGAAAAGAACCGCGCCGAAGCCATCGAGCGCCTGATCGCCATGGTGCGCGCGGCGGCGCGCACCGACAAGCCGCGCCGCCCGACTAAGCCCACCCGCGCCTCGCAACGCCGGCGCGTGCAGCGCAAGGTGCTGCACGGCGAGGTCAAGCGCCTGCGGGGGCGGGTCCAGGGGGATTGA
- a CDS encoding HlyD family secretion protein, producing MKLPNALRPAAIGKFAVTAVVVAAAAYAGWQLWVHYEVEPWTRDGRVKAYVVQVAPDVSGLVTSVPVHDNQDVKAGDVLFEIDRARFQLAYDQAQASVRSAQVARDQAVRDAKRNRSLGQLVAAEALEQSQTKLQQTEAALAQAEVQLNTARLNLERSRVLAVNDGRITNLDLRAGSYATAGRGVMALVDSSSFYVEGYFEETKLPGIHEGDPVTVTLMGDSHHIRGHVESIAMGIADRDRSTGANLLPNVNPTFNWVRLAQRIPVRVKIDDVPAGVRLVAGQTATVSVDSGPAHSQAGARQPS from the coding sequence ATGAAACTCCCCAACGCCCTGCGCCCCGCAGCCATCGGCAAGTTCGCGGTGACCGCCGTCGTCGTCGCCGCGGCCGCCTACGCCGGCTGGCAGCTCTGGGTGCACTATGAAGTCGAACCCTGGACCCGCGACGGCCGCGTCAAGGCCTACGTGGTGCAGGTCGCGCCCGATGTCTCCGGCCTGGTGACCAGCGTGCCGGTGCACGACAACCAGGACGTCAAGGCCGGCGACGTGCTGTTCGAAATCGACCGCGCGCGCTTCCAGCTGGCCTACGACCAGGCCCAGGCCTCGGTGCGTTCCGCGCAAGTGGCGCGCGACCAGGCCGTGCGCGACGCCAAGCGCAACCGCTCTTTGGGCCAACTGGTGGCCGCCGAGGCGCTGGAACAAAGCCAGACCAAGCTGCAGCAGACCGAAGCCGCGCTGGCCCAGGCCGAAGTGCAGCTCAATACCGCGCGCCTGAACCTCGAACGCAGCCGCGTGCTGGCGGTGAATGACGGCCGCATCACCAACCTGGACCTGCGCGCGGGTTCCTACGCCACCGCTGGCCGCGGCGTGATGGCGCTGGTGGATTCCAGTTCGTTCTACGTCGAAGGCTATTTCGAGGAAACCAAGCTGCCTGGCATCCACGAAGGCGACCCCGTCACCGTGACGCTGATGGGCGACTCGCACCATATCCGCGGCCACGTGGAGAGCATTGCCATGGGCATCGCCGACCGCGACCGCAGCACCGGCGCCAACCTGCTGCCCAACGTCAATCCCACGTTCAACTGGGTCCGCCTGGCGCAGCGCATCCCGGTGCGCGTGAAGATCGACGACGTGCCCGCAGGCGTGCGCCTGGTGGCGGGACAAACCGCCACCGTGTCGGTGGATTCCGGCCCGGCCCACTCGCAAGCCGGGGCGCGCCAGCCGTCCTGA
- the queD gene encoding 6-carboxytetrahydropterin synthase QueD: MISVTRRLEFDAGHRIPDHRSQCRNLHGHRYVLEITLTGDVVQAPGESDNGMLMDFSEIKHIAKTHIVDVWDHAFLVYEGDAAVRGFLDSLPGHKTVVLDRIPTAENLAAIVFQTLAPHYHGHYGAELRLTRVRLYETPNCWADCNG, from the coding sequence ATGATTTCCGTGACCCGCAGGCTGGAATTCGACGCCGGCCACCGCATTCCCGACCACCGCAGCCAGTGCCGCAACCTGCACGGCCACCGCTACGTGCTGGAGATCACCCTGACCGGCGACGTGGTGCAGGCGCCCGGCGAATCCGACAACGGCATGCTGATGGATTTCTCCGAGATCAAGCACATCGCCAAGACCCACATCGTGGACGTCTGGGACCATGCCTTCCTGGTGTACGAGGGCGACGCCGCCGTGCGCGGCTTCCTGGACAGCCTGCCCGGCCACAAGACCGTGGTGCTGGACCGCATCCCGACGGCCGAAAACCTGGCCGCCATCGTCTTCCAGACCCTGGCCCCGCACTATCACGGCCACTATGGCGCCGAACTGCGCCTGACCCGCGTGCGCCTGTACGAAACGCCCAACTGCTGGGCGGACTGCAACGGCTGA
- a CDS encoding Bug family tripartite tricarboxylate transporter substrate binding protein, whose amino-acid sequence MQIFPRRVRQTLSLCFALLGAAGAGAAQADWPQRPVKLIVPYVAGSGPDVVLRPIADALGRELGQPVIVDNRGGAGGIVGTQALAAAAPDGYTIGFGNLVTLAINKSMYSKLPYDPQRSLAPISLAISNALVLIARNDFPASNVQGLVDYARQHPGKVSVGSLGVGSSAHLAGEMLKSETGTTMLHVPYKSGQQAVGDIVGGQLDVMIDNVAGVLPFIRSGQVKVLGATSLARVPVLSDVPTLDESGLKGFEVVSWGGIVAPAGTPKPIIDKLNRAIAKALQDPAVLKLNETLSVDATPSTPEQFANLIATEIPRWGEMVKRSGASAD is encoded by the coding sequence ATGCAGATCTTTCCCCGTCGTGTACGCCAGACCCTTTCACTGTGTTTTGCCTTGCTGGGCGCGGCAGGCGCCGGCGCGGCGCAGGCGGATTGGCCCCAACGGCCGGTCAAGCTCATCGTGCCGTATGTGGCGGGGTCCGGTCCGGACGTGGTGCTGCGCCCGATCGCGGACGCCCTGGGGCGCGAACTCGGCCAGCCGGTGATCGTCGACAACCGCGGCGGGGCGGGGGGCATCGTCGGCACCCAGGCGCTGGCCGCGGCGGCGCCGGACGGCTATACCATCGGCTTCGGCAACCTGGTCACGCTGGCGATCAACAAGAGCATGTATTCGAAGCTGCCTTACGACCCGCAACGCAGCCTTGCGCCCATCAGCCTGGCCATCAGCAACGCCCTGGTGCTGATCGCCCGCAACGACTTCCCGGCAAGCAATGTGCAGGGCCTGGTCGACTATGCCAGGCAGCATCCGGGCAAGGTCAGCGTCGGCTCGTTGGGCGTGGGATCGAGCGCCCATCTGGCCGGAGAAATGCTCAAGAGCGAGACGGGCACGACCATGCTGCACGTCCCGTACAAGAGCGGCCAACAGGCGGTGGGCGACATCGTGGGCGGGCAGCTTGACGTGATGATCGACAACGTCGCGGGCGTGCTGCCCTTCATCCGCTCCGGCCAGGTCAAGGTGCTGGGGGCGACCAGCCTGGCGCGCGTGCCTGTCCTCTCGGACGTGCCCACCCTCGACGAATCCGGCTTGAAGGGCTTCGAAGTGGTGTCCTGGGGCGGCATCGTCGCGCCCGCCGGTACGCCCAAGCCCATCATCGACAAGCTCAATCGCGCCATCGCCAAGGCGCTGCAGGATCCGGCGGTGCTCAAGCTCAACGAAACGCTGTCCGTCGACGCGACGCCGTCCACGCCTGAACAGTTCGCCAACCTCATCGCCACCGAGATCCCGCGCTGGGGGGAGATGGTCAAGCGCTCCGGCGCGTCGGCCGACTGA
- a CDS encoding MarR family winged helix-turn-helix transcriptional regulator, whose product MNTPTDSQLMATTSALMVLSRAYRGAADKALADYGLSQATAWPVILAGRLGDGVRQGALAEALGVEGPSLVRVLDHLVAAGLMERREDPHDRRAKTLHLTDAGQALRAKVEDVLVDLRRRLFRGVSEADLQACLRVFDSLKVTLGRGGAGTQPQDEQA is encoded by the coding sequence ATGAACACGCCCACCGACTCCCAGCTCATGGCCACCACCTCCGCCCTGATGGTCCTGTCGCGCGCCTATCGCGGCGCCGCCGACAAGGCCTTGGCCGACTACGGCCTGTCCCAGGCCACCGCCTGGCCCGTGATCCTGGCCGGCCGCCTGGGAGACGGCGTGCGCCAAGGCGCGCTGGCCGAGGCGCTGGGCGTGGAAGGCCCCTCGCTGGTGCGGGTGCTGGACCACCTGGTCGCCGCAGGCCTGATGGAACGCCGCGAAGACCCGCACGACCGCCGCGCCAAGACCCTGCACCTGACCGACGCCGGCCAGGCGCTGCGCGCCAAGGTCGAGGATGTGCTGGTCGATTTGCGCCGCCGCCTGTTCCGGGGCGTGAGCGAAGCCGACCTGCAAGCCTGCCTGCGGGTCTTCGACAGCCTGAAAGTCACCCTGGGCCGCGGCGGCGCCGGCACCCAGCCACAGGACGAACAAGCGTGA
- the ypfH gene encoding esterase: MASSTSIEFLPNAGVDVRQLFILLHGVGGTPDDMEPLAKAVRAAFPSAAVLVPQGFEPYDGGGDGRQWFSVRGVTEENRPERVARALPPLENYVREAQARFGLLQSDTALAGFSQGAIMALELVQAHDGIAGRVIAFSGRYAQMPKLAPQFTTLHLLHGAADPIMNVELIQAAQARLTELHGDSTIDIATQVGHALHPALIERAIVRLKTCVPLRSWEAALGLNQTPPDGTPVH, translated from the coding sequence ATGGCGTCTTCCACTTCTATCGAGTTTCTTCCCAACGCCGGCGTCGACGTGCGCCAGCTGTTTATCCTGCTGCACGGCGTGGGCGGCACCCCCGACGACATGGAGCCGTTGGCAAAAGCGGTGCGCGCGGCGTTCCCCAGCGCGGCGGTGCTGGTGCCCCAGGGGTTCGAGCCCTACGACGGCGGCGGCGACGGCCGGCAGTGGTTCTCGGTGCGCGGCGTGACCGAGGAAAACCGCCCGGAACGCGTGGCGCGGGCCTTGCCGCCCCTGGAAAACTATGTGCGCGAGGCGCAGGCGCGTTTCGGCCTGCTGCAGTCGGACACGGCGCTGGCGGGCTTTTCGCAGGGCGCCATCATGGCGCTGGAACTGGTGCAGGCGCACGACGGCATCGCCGGCCGCGTCATCGCCTTCTCGGGCCGCTACGCCCAGATGCCCAAGCTCGCGCCGCAGTTCACCACGCTGCACCTGCTGCACGGCGCCGCCGATCCGATCATGAACGTGGAGCTCATCCAGGCCGCCCAGGCGCGCCTGACCGAGCTGCACGGCGACTCGACCATCGACATCGCGACCCAGGTGGGGCACGCATTGCACCCGGCGCTGATCGAGCGCGCCATCGTGCGCTTGAAGACCTGCGTGCCGTTGCGCAGCTGGGAGGCCGCGCTGGGTCTTAACCAGACGCCGCCCGACGGCACCCCGGTGCATTGA
- a CDS encoding FUSC family protein — MKLPNVRESIFSLKSYLSAIMALYLAYSMGLPRPFWAMTTAYVVAQPWSGAVRSKALYRLAGTFFGSAATVYLVPRLSNSPVVMTAAMVLWVGACLYLSVLDRTPRSYLFMLAGYTAAMIGFPSVTAPAQVFDTALARVEEISLGIVCATLIHSIVLPRGLAPALTLMLDKAVRDARNWMHDTLSGQATEQKDRDRRVLANDITQLRLMSTHVPFDTSNLRWTSGAVRAMQDQIAALTPTVSAVEDRMRALQAGGQPLPEAVTALLADISEWINAGAQATHETAVQLRAAATRLTPDIDSRSSWREVLLASLMTRLRELVDTYDECLALRREIRAGLAGAPLRAPRSNPAPNTALHRDRGMALLSALAAGVAISVCCAFWIGTAWSNGATAALMAAIFSCFFASQDNPVPGIMQFLTYTVYSIPLSALYLLGIMPALHSFEMLALAMLPTTFVLGIFIARPATAGKAMAMLFGFLGTMALQDTNTADIVSFIDTQVAQCMGVATAAIIAAIFRTVSADWSARRIQAANWKELETLASSPRAPSRHTYAARMLDRIGLLQPRLALAQRPDDLVAADALKDLRVGRDITELQRARRHLPMAEPAIQPVLDGLAKFFHARSAWQVGEKTPEFLAQIDRALASVTATPPGAAARDRAVVALVGLRRAFFPDAPDYQPAHPTLEGQAS, encoded by the coding sequence GTGAAACTCCCCAACGTCCGCGAATCCATCTTCTCGCTCAAGAGCTACCTGAGCGCCATCATGGCGCTCTACCTGGCCTACAGCATGGGGTTGCCGCGTCCGTTCTGGGCCATGACCACGGCCTACGTCGTGGCCCAACCCTGGTCGGGCGCGGTGCGCTCCAAGGCGCTGTACCGCCTGGCCGGCACCTTCTTCGGCTCGGCCGCCACCGTCTACCTGGTGCCGCGGCTATCGAATTCCCCGGTGGTCATGACCGCCGCCATGGTGCTGTGGGTGGGCGCCTGCCTGTACCTGTCGGTGCTGGACCGCACGCCGCGTTCGTACCTCTTCATGCTGGCGGGCTATACCGCCGCCATGATCGGCTTTCCCAGCGTGACCGCCCCCGCCCAGGTGTTCGACACCGCCCTCGCCCGCGTCGAGGAAATCAGCCTGGGCATCGTCTGCGCCACCTTGATCCACAGCATCGTGCTGCCGCGCGGCCTGGCCCCGGCCCTGACGCTGATGCTGGACAAGGCCGTGCGCGACGCCCGCAACTGGATGCACGACACGCTCAGCGGCCAGGCCACCGAACAGAAGGACCGCGACCGCCGCGTGCTGGCCAACGACATCACGCAGCTGCGCCTGATGTCCACCCACGTGCCTTTCGACACCAGCAACCTGCGCTGGACCTCGGGCGCGGTGCGCGCCATGCAGGACCAGATCGCAGCGCTGACGCCCACCGTGTCCGCCGTGGAAGACCGCATGCGCGCCCTGCAGGCCGGCGGCCAGCCACTGCCGGAAGCCGTCACGGCCTTGCTCGCCGACATCTCCGAATGGATCAACGCCGGCGCCCAGGCCACCCACGAGACCGCGGTCCAACTGCGCGCCGCCGCCACCCGCCTCACGCCCGACATCGACAGCCGCTCCAGCTGGCGCGAGGTGCTGCTGGCCAGCCTGATGACGCGCTTGCGCGAACTGGTCGACACCTATGACGAATGCCTGGCGCTGCGCCGCGAGATCCGCGCAGGCCTGGCGGGCGCGCCGCTGCGCGCGCCGCGCTCCAATCCCGCGCCCAACACCGCGCTGCACCGCGACCGCGGCATGGCGCTGCTGTCGGCCCTGGCCGCCGGCGTGGCCATTTCGGTCTGCTGCGCCTTCTGGATCGGCACGGCCTGGAGCAACGGTGCCACCGCCGCGCTCATGGCCGCCATCTTCAGCTGCTTCTTCGCGTCGCAGGACAATCCGGTCCCCGGCATCATGCAGTTCCTGACCTACACGGTGTATTCGATTCCGCTGTCGGCGCTGTACCTGCTGGGCATCATGCCCGCCCTGCATTCGTTCGAGATGCTGGCCCTGGCCATGCTGCCCACCACCTTCGTGCTGGGCATCTTCATTGCCCGGCCCGCCACCGCCGGCAAGGCCATGGCGATGCTGTTCGGCTTCCTGGGCACCATGGCGCTGCAGGACACCAACACCGCCGACATCGTGTCCTTCATCGACACGCAGGTCGCGCAGTGCATGGGCGTTGCCACCGCGGCCATCATCGCCGCCATCTTCCGCACCGTCAGCGCCGACTGGAGCGCACGCCGCATCCAGGCCGCCAACTGGAAGGAACTGGAAACCCTGGCAAGCTCGCCGCGCGCGCCTTCGCGCCACACCTACGCCGCCCGCATGCTGGACCGCATTGGCCTGTTGCAGCCGCGTCTGGCGCTGGCCCAGCGGCCCGACGACCTGGTCGCCGCCGACGCGCTGAAAGACCTGCGCGTGGGCCGCGACATCACCGAACTGCAGCGCGCCCGGCGTCACCTGCCCATGGCGGAACCCGCCATCCAGCCGGTGCTGGACGGACTGGCGAAATTCTTCCACGCGCGCTCGGCCTGGCAGGTCGGCGAAAAGACGCCCGAGTTCCTGGCGCAGATCGACCGTGCGCTGGCCAGCGTGACGGCCACGCCCCCGGGCGCCGCCGCCCGCGACCGCGCCGTGGTCGCGCTGGTGGGCCTGCGCCGCGCCTTCTTCCCCGACGCGCCCGACTACCAACCCGCCCATCCCACCCTGGAGGGCCAAGCATCATGA
- a CDS encoding DUF1656 domain-containing protein, which translates to MIGEFNLYGVYFPWLLVLGVVTLGVAWAVRRVLARAGLYRLVWHPALFDLALFVVLLYGVSLISPYLLQR; encoded by the coding sequence ATGATCGGCGAATTCAATCTCTACGGCGTCTATTTTCCCTGGCTGCTGGTGCTGGGCGTGGTGACCCTGGGCGTGGCCTGGGCAGTGCGCCGCGTGCTGGCCCGCGCCGGGCTGTACCGCCTGGTGTGGCACCCCGCGCTGTTCGACCTGGCGCTGTTCGTGGTGCTGCTGTACGGCGTATCCCTCATTTCCCCCTATTTACTCCAGAGATAA
- a CDS encoding efflux transporter outer membrane subunit yields the protein MNTRYLLPLTLALALAGCAAVGPDYQVPAGSAAERQSAQAPFTQAREAAFRQDAVPGHWWRLYDDPVLDSLVEKALAANTDLRVASANLERAQAAVREAQAQQQPSIGVNASPTFGHVSGLQELQPGIDPPNRWSYSMGASVAYQLDLFGQIRRAVEAASGDEQAAQAAYDATRVTVAAETARAYANMCAAGMQLASAQHSVQVQKQSLDAVDRLQRAGRGTTLDVTRARSQLEQLQANLPPFQAQQRTALYRLAALTGQTPGEIPPALLQCAQAPRLTETIPVGDGAELLRRRPDIRQAERTLAAATARIGVATADLYPKISLGLSAASGGPAAMFGDRGTFSWSVGPLISWTIPNTGAAQARIAEAQASTKAAAARFDATVLNALRETESALVVYARQLDRDTALRAARDQSAEAASQASRLFQYGKTDYLTVLDAERTLASNESALAASQADLSSDQIALFLALGGGWEK from the coding sequence ATGAACACCAGATACCTCCTGCCTCTTACGCTGGCCCTTGCGCTGGCCGGATGCGCCGCCGTGGGCCCGGACTACCAGGTGCCCGCCGGATCGGCGGCCGAGCGGCAGAGCGCGCAGGCGCCCTTCACGCAGGCGCGCGAGGCGGCGTTCCGGCAGGATGCGGTGCCTGGCCACTGGTGGCGCCTGTACGACGATCCCGTGCTGGATAGTCTGGTGGAAAAAGCCCTGGCCGCCAACACCGACCTGCGCGTGGCCAGCGCCAACCTGGAACGCGCCCAGGCCGCCGTGCGCGAAGCGCAGGCGCAGCAGCAGCCGTCCATCGGCGTCAATGCCTCGCCCACTTTCGGCCACGTGTCCGGCCTGCAGGAACTGCAGCCCGGCATCGATCCGCCCAACCGCTGGTCCTACTCCATGGGCGCCAGCGTGGCATACCAGCTGGACCTGTTCGGCCAGATCCGCCGCGCCGTGGAAGCGGCCAGCGGCGACGAGCAGGCCGCGCAGGCCGCCTATGACGCCACCCGCGTCACCGTGGCCGCCGAGACCGCCCGGGCCTACGCCAATATGTGCGCGGCCGGCATGCAGCTGGCTTCGGCCCAGCATTCGGTGCAGGTGCAGAAGCAATCGCTGGACGCGGTGGACCGGCTGCAACGCGCCGGCCGCGGCACCACGCTGGACGTGACCCGCGCCCGCAGCCAGCTTGAACAGCTGCAGGCCAACCTGCCGCCGTTCCAGGCCCAGCAGCGCACCGCGCTGTACCGCCTGGCGGCGCTGACCGGCCAGACGCCGGGCGAAATCCCGCCCGCGCTGCTGCAATGCGCCCAGGCTCCGCGCCTGACCGAAACCATCCCCGTGGGCGACGGCGCCGAACTGCTGCGCCGCCGTCCCGACATCCGCCAGGCCGAACGCACCCTGGCCGCGGCCACCGCGCGCATCGGCGTGGCTACCGCGGACCTGTATCCGAAGATCTCGCTGGGCTTGTCGGCGGCCTCGGGCGGCCCAGCCGCCATGTTCGGCGACCGCGGCACCTTCAGCTGGAGCGTCGGTCCGCTGATCTCCTGGACCATACCCAACACCGGCGCCGCGCAGGCCCGCATCGCCGAGGCGCAGGCCAGCACCAAGGCCGCGGCGGCGCGTTTCGACGCCACCGTGCTGAATGCCCTGCGGGAAACGGAGAGCGCGCTGGTGGTCTACGCGCGCCAACTGGATCGCGACACCGCCTTGCGCGCCGCGCGCGACCAGAGCGCCGAGGCCGCCTCGCAGGCAAGCCGCCTGTTCCAGTACGGCAAGACCGACTACCTGACCGTGCTGGATGCCGAGCGCACGTTGGCCAGCAACGAAAGCGCGCTGGCGGCTTCGCAGGCCGACCTCAGCAGCGACCAGATCGCGCTGTTCCTGGCGCTGGGCGGCGGCTGGGAAAAATGA